A DNA window from Actinomadura coerulea contains the following coding sequences:
- a CDS encoding lysophospholipid acyltransferase family protein, translated as MRELVYPPVIKTALGVFKALNIRIRLEGTDQIPSTGGAVLVSNHVSYLDFIFAGLAAHPAGRLVRFMAKKEIFDNRIGGPLMRGMHHIPVDRNAGASSYAAALKALRGGEIVGVFAEATISRSFTVKDIKSGAVRMAVASKTPLIPVALWGPQRMWTKGRKRRLLQRNVPVTIIVGEPMYPKRGDDYEQVTRDLHARMAELLEKAQREYPDVPRSDETWWQPAYLGGSAPTPEEAEKLDLEEAEARKAAHAEREAGEGGGS; from the coding sequence ATGCGCGAACTCGTGTACCCACCGGTGATCAAGACGGCTCTCGGCGTGTTCAAGGCCCTGAACATCAGAATCCGTCTGGAGGGGACCGACCAGATTCCCAGTACCGGCGGCGCGGTGCTCGTCAGCAACCACGTCAGCTACCTCGACTTCATCTTCGCCGGCCTCGCCGCGCACCCGGCGGGCCGGCTGGTGCGGTTCATGGCGAAGAAGGAGATCTTCGACAACCGGATCGGCGGGCCGCTGATGCGCGGCATGCACCACATCCCGGTGGACCGCAACGCGGGCGCCTCCTCCTACGCGGCGGCGCTCAAGGCGCTGCGCGGCGGGGAGATCGTCGGGGTGTTCGCGGAGGCGACGATCAGCCGCTCGTTCACGGTGAAGGACATCAAGAGCGGCGCGGTGCGGATGGCGGTGGCGTCCAAGACGCCGCTCATCCCGGTCGCGCTCTGGGGCCCGCAGCGGATGTGGACCAAGGGCCGCAAGCGGCGGCTCCTCCAGCGCAACGTGCCGGTGACGATCATCGTCGGCGAGCCCATGTACCCGAAGCGCGGCGACGACTACGAGCAGGTCACCCGCGACCTGCACGCCCGGATGGCGGAGCTGCTGGAGAAGGCGCAGCGCGAGTACCCCGACGTCCCGCGCTCGGACGAGACGTGGTGGCAGCCCGCCTACCTCGGCGGCTCGGCGCCGACGCCGGAGGAGGCGGAGAAGCTCGACCTGGAGGAGGCCGAGGCGCGCAAGGCCGCGCACGCGGAGCGCGAGGCCGGGGAGGGCGGCGGCTCCTGA
- a CDS encoding WS/DGAT/MGAT family O-acyltransferase: MTQLTTVDATFLHAENATTHAHIAGLGIVDPGTCPGGRLTVPHVAELIRARAHLAARPLRQRLVQVPFGLDNPYWEDDPDFEPERHISEFGLPEPGSDRQLANLVAMLHERPLDRSRPLWEMVLIQGLAGGRTAVYVKVHHAAVDGVMAAETLAALLDLTPEPRELPADESVPARAPGTASMLGTGLLRTALHPVRSAVAAVRAAPYLDEVPGLAAIPGVGLMSSWMQGVLGRPEVPRAPRVSAPPTPFNHPIGRRRAVACGELPLADIKEIRRTLGGSVNDVVMALCATALRQWLDKRGELPERPLVAAVPVSLRRGAGAAAEPGNQVSIMMAPLATHIPDPADRYGAVQRDMDVAKRRFTGSSGGWVREMSGLLPAPFAAAVTRLALQAAPAVSLRPVNLVISNVPGPQFPLYLCGAKVLGYYPISVITDVSGGLNITVFSYDGKVDVGIVACRELIPDPSEIIDHLVDALDELRSLCRA, from the coding sequence ATGACCCAGCTGACCACCGTGGACGCCACCTTCCTCCATGCCGAGAACGCGACGACCCATGCCCACATCGCGGGGCTCGGCATCGTCGACCCCGGGACGTGCCCCGGCGGCCGGCTGACCGTCCCGCACGTCGCCGAGCTGATCCGCGCCCGCGCGCACCTCGCGGCCCGGCCGCTGCGGCAGCGGCTCGTCCAGGTGCCGTTCGGCCTGGACAACCCGTACTGGGAGGACGACCCCGACTTCGAGCCCGAGCGGCACATCTCCGAGTTCGGCCTGCCGGAGCCCGGCAGCGACCGGCAGCTCGCCAACCTGGTCGCGATGCTGCACGAGCGGCCGCTCGACCGGTCCCGTCCGCTGTGGGAGATGGTCCTCATCCAGGGCCTCGCCGGCGGCCGGACGGCCGTCTACGTGAAGGTGCACCACGCGGCCGTCGACGGCGTGATGGCCGCCGAGACGCTCGCCGCGCTGCTCGACCTGACGCCCGAGCCCCGCGAGCTCCCGGCCGACGAGTCCGTCCCGGCCCGCGCGCCCGGCACCGCGAGCATGCTCGGCACGGGGCTGCTGCGGACCGCGCTGCACCCGGTGCGGTCGGCGGTGGCGGCGGTGCGCGCGGCCCCGTACCTGGACGAGGTCCCGGGCCTGGCGGCCATCCCGGGCGTCGGGCTCATGTCGTCGTGGATGCAGGGCGTGCTGGGCCGTCCGGAGGTGCCGAGGGCACCGCGGGTCAGCGCGCCGCCGACGCCGTTCAACCACCCGATCGGGCGGCGCCGCGCGGTCGCGTGCGGGGAGCTGCCGCTCGCCGACATCAAGGAGATCCGGCGGACGCTCGGCGGCAGCGTCAACGACGTCGTCATGGCGCTGTGCGCGACGGCGCTGCGGCAGTGGCTCGACAAGCGCGGCGAGCTGCCCGAGCGGCCGCTGGTCGCGGCCGTCCCGGTGTCGCTGCGGCGCGGCGCGGGCGCGGCCGCGGAGCCGGGCAACCAGGTCTCGATCATGATGGCGCCGCTCGCCACGCACATCCCCGACCCCGCCGACCGGTACGGCGCCGTCCAGCGCGACATGGACGTGGCGAAGCGGAGGTTCACCGGGTCGTCGGGCGGCTGGGTGCGGGAGATGAGCGGGCTGCTCCCGGCGCCCTTCGCCGCGGCGGTCACGCGGCTCGCGCTGCAGGCCGCGCCGGCGGTGTCGCTCCGCCCGGTCAACCTGGTCATCTCCAACGTGCCGGGCCCGCAGTTCCCGCTCTACCTGTGCGGGGCGAAGGTGCTCGGGTACTACCCGATCTCGGTCATCACCGACGTCAGCGGCGGCCTGAACATCACCGTGTTCTCCTACGACGGGAAGGTGGACGTCGGCATCGTCGCGTGCCGCGAGCTCATCCCCGACCCGTCGGAGATCATCGACCACCTGGTGGACGCGCTGGACGAGCTGCGCTCGCTCTGCCGCGCGTGA
- a CDS encoding transcriptional regulator, which yields MADVAEWRRVRAELNAGRGRLGEVADGLYPDVPRVAGTPLLCRDAWIPGAPIPLEEIRLEWDARPVPAAVADPADGLPDGHRTYAEAVAALAPPKVFEDRPSYRLLAADPPVLRLGPARYFDAVNVGESVAHELAAGVDGLPLRDRVGDPCDLSRRAALPAVTTVTVTTSGRYVLHRRDASKVAHAGGLYQVMPVGVFQPLGDEPPDLWQCMVREYAEEFLGAGEDYGDDFVQEDWPFHQAMTAARAEGRVRAHFLGLGVDPLTLAVDLLTVVAVDDALFGELFGGLVAVNDEGEVSMAPFDGAVPRPMQPAGAAALGLARRHRAALGL from the coding sequence GTGGCGGACGTGGCGGAGTGGCGGCGTGTGCGGGCGGAACTCAACGCCGGCCGCGGACGGTTGGGCGAGGTCGCGGACGGGCTGTACCCGGACGTGCCGCGCGTCGCGGGAACCCCGCTGCTCTGCCGGGACGCCTGGATCCCCGGGGCGCCGATCCCGCTGGAGGAGATCCGGCTGGAGTGGGACGCGCGTCCCGTTCCGGCCGCGGTCGCCGACCCGGCCGACGGGCTCCCGGACGGCCACCGGACGTACGCGGAGGCCGTCGCCGCTCTCGCTCCGCCGAAGGTGTTCGAGGACCGTCCGAGCTACCGGCTGCTCGCGGCCGACCCGCCGGTGCTCCGGCTCGGCCCCGCCCGCTACTTCGACGCCGTCAACGTGGGCGAGTCGGTCGCTCACGAACTCGCGGCCGGGGTGGACGGGCTGCCGCTGCGCGACCGCGTCGGCGACCCGTGCGACCTGTCACGCAGGGCCGCGCTGCCCGCCGTCACCACGGTCACCGTGACGACGTCCGGGCGGTACGTCCTGCACCGGCGGGACGCGTCGAAGGTCGCGCACGCCGGCGGGCTCTACCAGGTGATGCCGGTCGGGGTGTTCCAGCCGCTCGGCGACGAGCCGCCTGATCTGTGGCAGTGCATGGTCCGCGAGTACGCCGAGGAGTTTCTCGGCGCGGGCGAGGACTACGGCGACGACTTCGTCCAGGAGGACTGGCCTTTTCACCAGGCGATGACCGCCGCCCGCGCCGAGGGACGCGTCCGGGCGCACTTCCTGGGGCTCGGAGTGGACCCGCTGACGCTCGCGGTCGACCTGCTGACCGTCGTCGCCGTCGACGACGCGCTGTTCGGCGAGCTCTTCGGCGGCCTCGTCGCGGTCAACGACGAGGGCGAGGTGTCGATGGCGCCGTTCGACGGGGCCGTCCCCCGGCCGATGCAGCCGGCGGGGGCGGCCGCGCTGGGCCTGGCGCGGCGGCACCGGGCGGCCCTCGGGCTGTAG
- a CDS encoding uracil-DNA glycosylase: MTARPLSEIVEAGWATALAPVAGTIAAAGDWLRGEVAAGRRYLPAGNHILRAFTQPFDDVRVLIMGQDPYPTPGHPVGLSFSVAPDVRPLPGSLVNIFREYGDDLGHPPPSNGDLTPWTRQGVCLLNRSLTVMPGKPGSHRNKGWEEVTEQAIRALAARDRPLVAVLWGRDARNLKPLLGRVPCVESAHPSPMSADRGFFGSRPFSRANQLLEQQGAPPVDWKLP; encoded by the coding sequence ATGACGGCACGACCACTCTCGGAGATCGTCGAGGCGGGGTGGGCGACCGCGCTGGCCCCCGTCGCCGGGACGATCGCCGCCGCGGGCGACTGGCTGCGCGGCGAGGTCGCCGCCGGGCGCCGCTACCTGCCCGCCGGAAACCACATCCTCCGCGCCTTCACGCAGCCGTTCGACGACGTGCGCGTCCTCATCATGGGCCAGGACCCCTACCCGACGCCCGGCCACCCGGTCGGCCTCAGCTTCTCGGTCGCCCCGGACGTCCGGCCGCTGCCCGGCAGCCTCGTCAACATCTTCCGCGAGTACGGCGACGACCTCGGCCACCCGCCGCCGTCCAACGGCGACCTCACCCCCTGGACGCGGCAGGGCGTCTGCCTGCTCAACAGGTCGCTGACCGTCATGCCGGGCAAGCCGGGCTCGCACCGCAACAAGGGCTGGGAGGAGGTCACCGAGCAGGCCATCCGCGCCCTCGCCGCCCGGGACCGCCCCCTCGTCGCCGTCCTGTGGGGCCGCGACGCCCGCAACCTCAAGCCGCTGCTCGGCCGCGTCCCCTGCGTCGAGTCGGCCCACCCGAGCCCCATGTCGGCCGACCGCGGCTTCTTCGGCTCCCGCCCCTTCTCCCGCGCCAACCAGCTCCTTGAACAGCAGGGCGCGCCGCCGGTCGACTGGAAGCTGCCGTAA
- a CDS encoding IS30 family transposase, giving the protein MPGRRLTAAERAQIEVLFGAGRSFPQIAEAIGRDRSTVWREVRRNHSYRRSDAGGGGARYPGRATTACPGGLGGLYRWTYSHVAAQRKADERARRHRPGKLIGNSGNKGRAWCQGRLWPVVRDLLVRRWSPQQIAAHLRAAYPDQPEMRVSHETIYQAIYYQARGRMRAELARQLQLRPGEGSVLRSGRAARRPPSRLARAESAARSRRPWIQGLHISARPAQAADRAVPGHWEGDLVIGARGSSAIITLVERTTRFVMLGALPHSRVSEQVTGVLTTLMRRLPAELAATLTWDQGSEMAQHADFTLATGCRVYFCDPHAPWQRGSNENTNGLLRQYFPRSSTDFRNYTQHDLDEVARQLNGRPRQTLNWKTPAQALNEYLVATTA; this is encoded by the coding sequence GTGCCGGGAAGACGTCTGACAGCTGCTGAGCGCGCGCAGATCGAGGTGTTGTTCGGTGCGGGCCGGTCGTTTCCGCAGATCGCGGAGGCGATCGGCCGGGACCGGTCAACTGTGTGGCGGGAGGTGCGCCGTAACCACTCCTATCGGCGGTCGGACGCCGGTGGGGGCGGGGCGCGGTATCCGGGCCGGGCGACCACCGCGTGTCCGGGCGGGCTGGGCGGGCTGTACCGGTGGACGTACTCGCATGTGGCCGCGCAGCGCAAGGCCGATGAGCGGGCGCGTCGGCACCGGCCGGGCAAGTTGATCGGCAACAGCGGGAACAAGGGCCGGGCCTGGTGCCAGGGCCGGTTGTGGCCGGTGGTGCGTGATCTGCTGGTGCGGCGGTGGTCGCCGCAGCAGATCGCGGCGCACCTGCGCGCCGCCTATCCTGACCAGCCGGAGATGCGAGTGTCGCACGAGACGATTTATCAGGCGATCTACTACCAGGCCCGGGGCCGGATGCGGGCCGAGCTGGCCCGGCAGCTGCAGTTGCGGCCGGGGGAGGGGTCGGTGCTGCGCAGCGGCCGCGCCGCCCGCCGTCCGCCCTCGCGTCTGGCCCGCGCCGAGAGCGCGGCGCGCAGCCGCCGGCCCTGGATCCAGGGCCTGCACATCTCGGCCCGGCCCGCCCAGGCGGCCGACCGGGCGGTGCCGGGGCACTGGGAGGGCGACCTGGTGATCGGGGCCCGCGGATCCAGCGCCATCATCACCCTGGTCGAGCGCACCACCCGGTTCGTGATGCTCGGCGCGTTGCCGCACTCACGCGTGTCCGAGCAGGTCACCGGCGTGCTGACCACTTTGATGCGGCGGTTGCCGGCCGAGCTGGCCGCGACCTTGACCTGGGACCAGGGATCGGAGATGGCCCAGCACGCCGACTTCACCCTGGCCACCGGGTGCCGGGTCTACTTCTGCGACCCGCACGCGCCCTGGCAGCGCGGCTCCAACGAGAACACCAACGGGCTGCTGCGCCAGTACTTCCCCCGCTCCTCCACCGACTTCCGCAACTACACCCAGCACGACCTCGACGAAGTCGCCCGCCAGCTCAACGGACGACCCCGCCAAACCCTGAACTGGAAAACCCCAGCCCAAGCACTCAACGAATACCTCGTTGCAACAACCGCTTGA
- a CDS encoding DUF1259 domain-containing protein has translation MPQHSPPHPKTPLPVRKLERILGGDATVGENGIVTVTVRRTDRIRLGGVVPDFSMTASETQPVISVMRRHRWEVGCLYNQETDEHPQLYFSHMYRVGDPVTLARQIREGLDRTAAKRA, from the coding sequence ATGCCGCAGCACTCGCCGCCGCACCCCAAGACCCCTCTCCCCGTACGGAAGCTGGAGAGGATCCTCGGCGGGGACGCGACGGTCGGGGAGAACGGGATCGTCACGGTGACCGTGCGGCGCACCGACAGGATCCGGCTCGGCGGCGTGGTCCCCGACTTCTCGATGACGGCGAGCGAGACGCAGCCGGTCATCTCGGTCATGCGCCGCCATCGCTGGGAGGTGGGCTGCCTCTACAACCAGGAGACCGACGAGCACCCGCAGCTGTACTTCTCGCACATGTACCGCGTCGGTGACCCCGTCACCCTCGCCCGGCAGATCCGCGAAGGGCTCGACCGCACGGCCGCCAAGCGCGCCTGA
- the ddaH gene encoding dimethylargininase, whose protein sequence is MTVMPAMEPTTVRTALRRHYLMCRPDHFAVTYAINPWMDPAAGAEAAKAVAQWEALRAAYLALGHEVSLIDPIEGLPDMVFAANGALVVGGRVYGAKFTHPERYAEGPAYAKWMLENGFSELLEPQHTNEGEGDFLTLDHVILAGTGFRTEIAAHQEAQEFLRRPVVTLRLVDPRFYHLDTALFPLGGDNVAYFPGAFSPGSRAVLRRLFPDAVLASEADAAVLGLNAVCDGRNVVINAEAVGLIDTLREHGYEPLPVDLSELRKAGGGPKCCTLELRS, encoded by the coding sequence ATGACCGTCATGCCGGCGATGGAGCCGACCACCGTCCGGACCGCGCTGCGGCGGCACTACCTGATGTGCCGTCCGGACCACTTCGCCGTCACGTACGCGATCAACCCGTGGATGGACCCGGCGGCCGGCGCGGAGGCCGCGAAGGCCGTGGCGCAGTGGGAGGCGCTGCGGGCGGCGTACCTCGCGCTCGGGCACGAGGTGAGCCTCATCGACCCGATCGAGGGGCTGCCCGACATGGTGTTCGCGGCCAACGGGGCGCTGGTGGTCGGCGGACGGGTCTACGGGGCGAAGTTCACGCACCCGGAGCGGTACGCCGAAGGGCCCGCGTACGCGAAGTGGATGCTGGAGAACGGGTTCTCCGAGCTGCTGGAGCCGCAGCACACGAACGAGGGCGAGGGCGACTTCCTCACGCTCGACCACGTCATCCTGGCCGGGACGGGGTTCCGCACGGAGATCGCCGCGCACCAGGAGGCGCAGGAGTTCCTCCGCCGCCCGGTGGTGACGCTCCGGCTCGTCGACCCGCGCTTCTACCACCTGGACACGGCGCTGTTCCCCCTCGGCGGCGACAACGTCGCGTACTTCCCCGGCGCGTTCTCCCCCGGCAGCCGGGCGGTGCTCAGGCGGCTGTTCCCCGACGCGGTCCTCGCGAGCGAGGCGGACGCGGCGGTCCTCGGGCTCAACGCCGTGTGCGACGGGCGCAACGTCGTCATCAACGCCGAGGCGGTCGGGCTGATCGACACGCTGCGGGAGCACGGGTACGAGCCGCTGCCGGTCGACCTGTCGGAGCTGCGCAAGGCGGGCGGCGGACCGAAGTGCTGCACGCTGGAGCTCCGCTCCTAG
- a CDS encoding MFS transporter, with protein sequence MQIAQTPQKAPARKKPAHTAWVLWSVGVLAYAVAVLHRTSFGVVGLDAVHRFDASAGILASFTVLQLLVYAGLQIPVGLLLDRVGPRWMVAGGALLMAGGQALMAVSTGVGTAVAARVMVGAGDAMTFISVLGIVATWFPGRYVPVVTQLTGQLGQLGQVLSAIPLVALLHGPGWGTAFGSAAALGALMAVLAVAVLRNGPGRADVPSLRETRTNLAEAFRHPGTRLGLWSHFVTQFSSNTFALMWGYPYLVAGQGLRPATASTLLTLFVLVNVVSGPFIGRLVARYPLRRSWLVLGIVALNAAAWAAVLAVPPPAPPWLLVLLVLCVAPGGPGSMIGFDYARTFNPPGRQGTATGIVNVGGFVASLVTILLIGFVLDALSPGGEFTPGAFRAAWTVQIGIWAIGVAGVLRTRTLARRHLALTD encoded by the coding sequence GTGCAGATCGCCCAAACTCCCCAGAAAGCCCCTGCCCGTAAGAAGCCCGCCCACACGGCGTGGGTGCTGTGGAGCGTCGGCGTCCTCGCCTACGCCGTGGCGGTACTGCACCGGACGTCCTTCGGCGTCGTCGGCCTGGACGCGGTGCACCGGTTCGACGCGTCCGCCGGGATCCTCGCGTCCTTCACCGTCCTGCAACTGCTCGTGTACGCGGGTCTTCAGATCCCCGTCGGACTCCTCCTCGACCGCGTCGGCCCGCGCTGGATGGTCGCCGGCGGCGCGCTGCTCATGGCGGGCGGCCAGGCGCTCATGGCCGTCTCCACCGGCGTCGGGACGGCCGTCGCCGCCCGCGTGATGGTCGGCGCCGGCGACGCCATGACGTTCATCAGCGTCCTCGGCATCGTCGCGACCTGGTTCCCCGGACGCTACGTCCCCGTCGTGACGCAGCTCACCGGGCAGCTCGGCCAGCTCGGCCAGGTGCTCAGCGCCATCCCCCTGGTCGCCCTCCTGCACGGCCCCGGCTGGGGCACCGCGTTCGGCTCCGCCGCCGCGCTCGGCGCCCTCATGGCGGTGCTCGCCGTCGCCGTCCTGCGCAACGGCCCCGGGCGCGCGGACGTCCCGTCCCTGCGCGAGACGCGCACCAACCTGGCCGAGGCGTTCCGCCACCCCGGCACGCGCCTCGGCCTCTGGTCGCACTTCGTCACGCAGTTCTCGTCCAACACGTTCGCGCTGATGTGGGGCTACCCGTACCTGGTGGCCGGGCAGGGCCTGCGCCCCGCGACCGCCTCGACGCTGCTCACGCTTTTCGTGCTGGTCAACGTCGTGTCCGGACCGTTCATCGGACGGCTCGTCGCCCGCTACCCGCTGCGCCGCTCCTGGCTCGTCCTCGGCATCGTCGCGCTCAACGCGGCGGCGTGGGCGGCCGTCCTCGCCGTGCCGCCGCCCGCGCCGCCCTGGCTGCTGGTCCTGCTCGTGCTGTGCGTCGCGCCCGGCGGCCCCGGCTCGATGATCGGCTTCGACTACGCCCGGACGTTCAACCCGCCCGGACGGCAGGGCACCGCGACCGGCATCGTCAACGTCGGCGGCTTCGTCGCCTCCCTCGTCACGATCCTGCTGATCGGGTTCGTCCTGGACGCCCTGTCGCCCGGGGGCGAGTTCACGCCTGGAGCGTTCCGGGCGGCCTGGACCGTCCAGATCGGCATCTGGGCGATCGGCGTGGCGGGCGTCCTGCGCACCCGCACCCTGGCCCGCCGCCACCTCGCCCTGACGGACTAG
- a CDS encoding helix-turn-helix domain-containing protein — protein METTEEVLAGVGPRLRRLRQERNVTLAALAEATGISVSTLSRLESGKRRPSLELLLPLAQAHQVPLDELVGAPAVGDPRIRPRPLRMNDMVVLPLTRRPGGVQAFKMVVPERVPPPEPRTHEGYDWLYVLNGRLRLHLAGREMVLEPGEAAEFDTRLPHWFGGDGGPVEVLSLFGPQGERMHLRAKPRRS, from the coding sequence ATGGAGACGACCGAGGAGGTCCTGGCCGGGGTCGGGCCGAGGCTGAGAAGGCTGCGGCAGGAGCGCAACGTCACGCTGGCCGCGCTCGCGGAGGCCACCGGCATCTCGGTCAGCACGCTGTCGCGGCTGGAGTCGGGCAAGCGGCGGCCGAGCCTGGAGCTGCTGCTCCCGCTCGCCCAGGCCCACCAGGTCCCGCTGGACGAGCTGGTCGGCGCCCCGGCCGTCGGAGACCCGCGGATCAGGCCGCGGCCGCTGCGGATGAACGACATGGTCGTGCTGCCGCTGACCAGGCGCCCCGGCGGCGTCCAGGCGTTCAAGATGGTCGTGCCCGAGCGGGTCCCGCCGCCCGAGCCGCGGACCCACGAGGGCTACGACTGGCTGTACGTGCTGAACGGGCGGCTCCGCCTGCACCTCGCCGGCCGCGAGATGGTGCTGGAACCGGGGGAGGCGGCCGAGTTCGACACCCGGCTTCCGCACTGGTTCGGCGGCGACGGCGGGCCGGTCGAGGTGCTCAGCCTCTTCGGGCCGCAGGGGGAGCGGATGCACCTGCGCGCGAAGCCCCGCCGGTCATGA
- a CDS encoding PucR family transcriptional regulator, whose protein sequence is MISVTGLVDALGPGLLRLVAPGRDAQVHDVVLAEPGEAAGQPGEIVLGAGVTDPAGAVALLERADAAGASGVVFKSPLAGAPEVIAAARRLAPALVELQRDASWTHVIWLVRGAVDRAHAPLPGPSGPQDDLFALADTAAEIADAPVTLEDARSRVLAYSGRQDSTDPARVSTIVGRRVPPQVIAHLRASGVFRRLARSSDPVLVPAGPDGMLPRLVIPVRAGGEWLGSIWVVARTAVPPDRVRRLADLASVLALHLLRLRAESGVARRVTADQVRAALQDGSRPVPAPPPWRVVALGDRDETEDIRRRLDLWEAITHRYGWHRPLLADLAGTIFAVLAEPGGDTAESGTTPWLRHVLTRVRAHDRTLYAAAGGLAHSPDDLPRSRAEASEIAALVGSGSLAPGTVLLEDVWDAVVVERARRAVGTALLGGPLPALRAHDEKHGTSYLPTLAAWLDHYGDPKGTAQALAVHPNTLRHRLRRMTEVTKVDLASPQKRLALRLQLSALEAHP, encoded by the coding sequence ATGATCAGTGTGACCGGCCTGGTCGACGCGCTGGGTCCGGGGCTGCTGCGCCTGGTCGCGCCCGGCCGCGACGCGCAGGTGCACGACGTCGTCCTGGCCGAGCCCGGCGAGGCGGCCGGGCAGCCGGGAGAGATCGTCCTCGGCGCCGGGGTGACGGATCCGGCCGGCGCCGTCGCGCTCCTGGAACGCGCCGACGCGGCGGGGGCGAGCGGCGTGGTGTTCAAGTCGCCCCTCGCCGGGGCCCCCGAGGTGATCGCCGCGGCGCGCCGCCTGGCGCCCGCCCTCGTCGAACTCCAGCGGGACGCGTCCTGGACGCACGTCATCTGGCTGGTCCGCGGCGCCGTCGACCGCGCCCACGCCCCGCTCCCCGGACCGTCCGGCCCGCAGGACGACCTGTTCGCGCTGGCCGACACGGCGGCGGAGATCGCCGACGCGCCGGTGACGCTGGAGGACGCGCGCTCCCGCGTCCTCGCCTACTCGGGCCGCCAGGACAGCACCGACCCGGCCCGCGTCTCCACGATCGTCGGGCGTCGCGTCCCGCCCCAGGTCATCGCCCACCTGCGGGCCTCGGGGGTGTTCCGCAGGCTGGCCCGGTCGAGCGACCCGGTCCTCGTCCCCGCGGGCCCGGACGGCATGCTGCCCCGCCTCGTCATCCCGGTCCGCGCCGGCGGCGAGTGGCTCGGCTCGATCTGGGTCGTGGCGCGCACGGCGGTCCCGCCCGACCGCGTCCGGCGCCTTGCCGACCTGGCCTCCGTCCTGGCCCTGCACCTGCTCCGCCTCCGAGCCGAGTCCGGCGTCGCACGCCGCGTCACGGCCGACCAGGTGCGCGCCGCGCTCCAGGACGGCTCGCGGCCGGTCCCGGCGCCACCGCCCTGGCGCGTGGTCGCGCTCGGCGACCGGGACGAGACCGAGGACATCCGCCGGCGCCTCGACCTCTGGGAGGCGATCACCCACCGCTACGGCTGGCACCGCCCCCTCCTCGCCGACCTCGCCGGCACGATCTTCGCGGTCCTGGCCGAGCCCGGCGGCGACACCGCCGAATCCGGAACGACCCCCTGGCTGCGCCACGTCCTCACCCGTGTCCGCGCCCACGACCGCACCCTGTACGCGGCTGCGGGCGGCCTCGCCCACTCCCCCGACGACCTCCCCCGTTCCCGCGCCGAGGCGTCCGAGATCGCGGCCCTCGTCGGCTCCGGCAGCCTCGCCCCCGGAACCGTGCTCCTGGAGGACGTCTGGGACGCCGTGGTCGTCGAGCGAGCCCGCAGGGCAGTCGGCACCGCCCTGCTCGGCGGCCCCCTCCCCGCCCTACGCGCGCACGACGAGAAGCACGGAACGTCCTATCTCCCAACCCTCGCGGCCTGGCTGGACCACTACGGCGACCCGAAGGGAACCGCCCAGGCCTTGGCCGTCCACCCCAACACCCTCCGCCACCGCCTACGCCGCATGACCGAAGTGACCAAGGTAGACCTCGCGAGCCCCCAGAAACGCCTAGCCCTCCGCCTCCAACTGTCAGCCCTCGAAGCCCACCCCTAG